Proteins co-encoded in one Desulfoplanes formicivorans genomic window:
- the larB gene encoding nickel pincer cofactor biosynthesis protein LarB: protein MNDQQELRELLQQIRDGRMNVEQGMQVLRNQMVQDLGHTKIDLHRELRNGFPEVIYAEGKTPRQVGEIFGHMRAHGNVLATRVTSKTAEHVLSLFPDACYDPLGRTLTHVHEEPSPGRGKTVIVTAGTSDLGVAHEARTTCRMLGIPATIVSDVGVAGIHRLFDQMEHLRQATVLIVIAGMEGALASVIGGLVDKPIIAVPTSVGYGAHFAGLAALLGMLASCASGISVVNIDNGFGAACAACRITRLLGQKDHAD, encoded by the coding sequence ATGAATGACCAGCAGGAACTCAGGGAGCTGCTCCAACAAATCAGGGACGGCCGCATGAACGTGGAGCAGGGCATGCAGGTTCTCCGAAATCAGATGGTTCAGGATCTCGGGCACACCAAGATCGACCTGCACAGGGAGCTTCGCAACGGGTTTCCCGAGGTCATTTATGCCGAAGGCAAGACCCCCAGGCAGGTGGGGGAGATTTTCGGGCACATGCGCGCTCACGGCAATGTCCTGGCCACACGGGTTACATCCAAAACCGCCGAGCACGTCCTCTCCCTGTTCCCTGACGCCTGCTACGATCCCCTGGGCCGGACTCTGACCCATGTTCATGAGGAACCTTCCCCCGGCAGGGGAAAGACGGTCATTGTCACCGCCGGAACATCGGATCTGGGCGTGGCCCACGAGGCCCGGACAACCTGCCGGATGCTCGGCATCCCGGCAACCATTGTCTCGGATGTGGGAGTTGCCGGGATTCACCGTCTCTTTGATCAAATGGAACATCTTCGCCAGGCCACGGTCCTCATTGTCATCGCGGGCATGGAAGGGGCGTTGGCCAGTGTCATTGGCGGACTGGTGGACAAACCCATCATTGCCGTGCCCACATCCGTGGGGTATGGCGCGCATTTTGCCGGACTAGCCGCCCTGTTGGGCATGCTTGCTTCCTGTGCCAGCGGAATAAGCGTGGTCAATATCGACAACGGCTTTGGAGCGGCCTGTGCCGCCTGCAGAATCACCCGCCTACTGGGCCAGAAGGACCATGCAGATTAA